The nucleotide window TACCGTCTAGCATCAGGACTATTTCTTTTTCCAATTGTTTCCTCTCGGTCTCAAGTTTTTTTTGTTTCCCGTCCTTTAGCAAATTTAAAAGCGTTTGTTCGGGTGAAATGTAATTCTTTTCCTCTAATATCAGTTCAGTGAACCAGCGGGCTTCTTCTTCATCGAGCCTGCTGATTATTTCAGAACTGTGCATATCTTGTAATAAAAAAGAACAAACTTGTTTATTGCGTTCAATCTGGAACACCTCTTCCGTTACCATCGAACGGCACTGTGAAAAATTCGCTATAATCTGAAGTATCTCCTCTTCCACGGAACGCATTAACGTCACAGGCTTTTTTAATATTTCAGGAGTATCTTTGTACCCCCCTTTTTGCTGCCTTTTGATTTCCTGCAACATTGCTTCTTCTGATATTTTTAATTTATCAGACACAAACTTGATCCAGGCATGTCTGACAACTTCATTTTTAACTTTTTTTATAAAAGGAATTAACTCTGCAGTAAATTTTGCTTTGTCATCAACCGAAGTAATATCTATTCTCTTCATGGCATTTTCAATTAAAAACTCTATTGCCGGTTTCTCTTGTTTTGCTATAAATTCCTGTAAACTTTCTTTTCCGTTTTTTAAAACATATTCATCAGGATCTAAGCCATCAGGTAACACACACACTTTTGCTGTCAGCTCAGTATTCAATATAACTTCTAAAGCACTTTTAGCTTTATCTAAAATAGGTTTAAGAACTCCAGGATTAGGTTCAGTATCTAGGGAAACATCTAAAGCTTTTTTAGCTGCTTTTTCTCCTGCAGCATCCGAATCAAACAACATGGTTATTTCTCCCACATATCTTAGGAGCATATAAGTTTGTTGGAGAGTCAGGGCAGTGCCGAGCGCCGCAACAGTGTTGGTGACACCATACTGGTGCGTCATTACCACATCCATATACCCTTCAAGAACGATAACTTTTTTATCCTGCCTGAGCTTTGGTATTGCGTTGAATAACCCATACAACTGGTTAGATTTGGAATAAACTATGGTTTCAGGAGTATTAAGGTACTTTGGCTGCTCATCCTTAAGAGTCCTTCCTCCAAAAGCGACTATACGCCCCTGAGCATCGTGGATAGGGAAAACAAGCCTTTCCGACATATACTCATATATCTTTCCGTTCTCGGTTTTAGTTACAATGCCTGCTTTAATGAGCTGTTCAAGTGTTATGCCTTTTTTTGTTGCGGCAGATAAAAGAAGTCCTCTCGGGGCATAACCAAGGCAGAATTTTTTTATTGACGTCTCATCTATACCTCGTTTCTTCAAATACCTGAGAGCGACAGAACCATCTTCTGAGTCAACCATGCACCTATGATAAAATTCGCCGGCATTTTCCAAAATATCGTATACTTTTTGTTTTTCCGATTTACTGAT belongs to Candidatus Liberimonas magnetica and includes:
- the dnaG gene encoding DNA primase; translation: MTIPNEIIDQIRLSTDIVELIREYVPNLKKAGRNWRALCPFHHEKTPSFMISSEKGIFHCFGCHTGGDAFKFLMQMDNLAWPEAVKKLAHRAGIVIREESDENLISKSEKQKVYDILENAGEFYHRCMVDSEDGSVALRYLKKRGIDETSIKKFCLGYAPRGLLLSAATKKGITLEQLIKAGIVTKTENGKIYEYMSERLVFPIHDAQGRIVAFGGRTLKDEQPKYLNTPETIVYSKSNQLYGLFNAIPKLRQDKKVIVLEGYMDVVMTHQYGVTNTVAALGTALTLQQTYMLLRYVGEITMLFDSDAAGEKAAKKALDVSLDTEPNPGVLKPILDKAKSALEVILNTELTAKVCVLPDGLDPDEYVLKNGKESLQEFIAKQEKPAIEFLIENAMKRIDITSVDDKAKFTAELIPFIKKVKNEVVRHAWIKFVSDKLKISEEAMLQEIKRQQKGGYKDTPEILKKPVTLMRSVEEEILQIIANFSQCRSMVTEEVFQIERNKQVCSFLLQDMHSSEIISRLDEEEARWFTELILEEKNYISPEQTLLNLLKDGKQKKLETERKQLEKEIVLMLDGNMPLDNSKMRLYHELNRQLKGTVK